The window GGGGCCGATGACTCCCTCGTTCCACTGGGTTTCACCGATCATCGGCATCACGACCGTTTCGGTAATGGTCTGTGGCCCGGAGCTGTGGATTCGCCAATACATCCACAGGAACAGCGGGATGGTAAAGAGCATGATCCAGACCATCGGGCGGAACTGCTCTTTGAACATCCCCAGGTTGTCGGCCATCGCTTCCATCTGCTCTTCCTGGACGCGCTGGAGTTCGTTGTCGAGCTTCTCTATTTCTGCTTCGCTCGCGCCGCGCTCTTCGGCTTCCTTTTTCCGATCTTGGACGTCGGAGCGCTTGTCCTGCATCGCTTTCATACGCTCCTGATACTTCCCCATCCGTTCCATGTTCATCAGGTTCGCCTGCAGGAGCGTCGAGTACAGCCCGGTCATCATCGCGATTGCCAGGATCACGGCGTAAAACGGCATCGACGCCGCCAGCGGGCCGAGTGCGATGTCGATGATCCCACCCACCGAATCCCTGACGGAGTCGAACCAGTAGCCGACCATGAACAGCACCGACGCGAGTCCCGCCAGCTTGTCCCACTGTGACCACTGTGACTCTTCTGAGTCGATGTCCGGGAGATCCTCTCCGATGCCCTCTCCATCGCCGTCGAGTGCCTCGTCGTAGGCCTCCCGATCCGCGATGATGAATCCCTCTTCGCCGTCGACAAGCACGCCCTTTTCGATCAGTCGACCCCACTGGCCGCTCGTGAGGTCGTCACGAACGTCCGCCCACTCGACCTCGCCGCCGTTTTCGTCGGCTTCGCGCCGAATCGTCTCGAGGGCGTCCTCGAACGAGGAATCCTCGCGGACGAGGGTGTCTATTTTCTCCGCTGTACGCGTCATCTGCTTGGGCTAGGTCACCTTCGGTATACAAGTGTTTATCTTCGGTGGCGTGACTGGGCTCTAGGATGTAGTGGTGAGTCGACCGTGCTAGGTGGAGCCCCAGCTGCTCTTTCCGGCATCACCAGGGCATGTTTCCGAAGCATCGCTGGTGGGGGAGCATCGGAAACCGTCCCTAGTGATGTTGACCCTCTCCGTTCAAGCAGTCCTATCGTTCCTCGAGACTGGCACAAGAGTACCTATCCGATCCGAAAGGGGTCGCTGAAACGCCCTCTCTCCCGGTGGTTTTCGTCGTACTGGTTCCTGATTCATTACGAACCTATTTGCTCATAATTCACATCTGATGGTTTTTTATAATCTGAATTTATTGAACGGGTATAATATGATTGGCGTCTGCACAGGGGATCGAACAGCAACCCGGGGAGCCGCTCCACTGGTGGGTATCGTCCTCCTGTTTGGGATGGTGTTCGTGGGTGCCGCCATTGTTGGTGTGTCCGGAATGATGTTACTCGACTCGCTCGAGGGGCAGAACGAGGTCGAGAATGCCCGGACGTCGATGGACGAAACGAGTCTCCGATTGAACACTGTCACGGAGACGGGAACGCAACAGACGGTTAGCGACGCGACGGTCACCACTGATGGCTCCGTCTCGATTGCGTGGTACGTCGCTGGCGCTGGCGCTTCATCACCGTTTGAAGACACCACCTGCCTTGCCCACGTCGAAGACTTCGGCGCGGTCGTCGAGGACGCTGAGGGTCGGACGATCGCGTATCAAGGTGGCGGGGTCTGGGAACGTACCGAGGCTGGCACCACGATTCGAAGTCCACCACCGCTGACGTACGATGACGGCTCACTCGAGTTCGGACTCGTCACCGTTTCCAGTGAGTCCGCTGGGAG of the Natronosalvus vescus genome contains:
- a CDS encoding DUF106 domain-containing protein; protein product: MTRTAEKIDTLVREDSSFEDALETIRREADENGGEVEWADVRDDLTSGQWGRLIEKGVLVDGEEGFIIADREAYDEALDGDGEGIGEDLPDIDSEESQWSQWDKLAGLASVLFMVGYWFDSVRDSVGGIIDIALGPLAASMPFYAVILAIAMMTGLYSTLLQANLMNMERMGKYQERMKAMQDKRSDVQDRKKEAEERGASEAEIEKLDNELQRVQEEQMEAMADNLGMFKEQFRPMVWIMLFTIPLFLWMYWRIHSSGPQTITETVVMPMIGETQWNEGVIGPLRAWIVWYFLCSMGFVQLLRKALNIDMTPATS